The Bradyrhizobium barranii subsp. barranii genome segment TCGAGCAGGTCGATCGAGGCGAGACGGTCGGCGAGTCGGCGGATCAGCTCGTCGCCGCGGCGGCCGATCGGCGTCAGCTCGCGGAACTCGTAGAACATCCCGAGCGCCTCGACCGGCGGCAGCTCGTCGCCCTTGGGCCCCAGGAATATCTGCGTGAACAGGTCGGAGGCGAGGTCCTGCGCCTGACGCGAGGCCTCGGCGTTCGGCTGGAGCCTTGTCGCCGTGCGCGCCGCTCTGAGCGCGTCCCGGTAGGGCCCGTTCTCGGCATATATCTGCGACAGCATCTGGAGCGTCTTGACCTCGATCGAGTCGCCCCGCCAGGTCATCGACAGCGTCTCGAGCTCACGCAGCGCGTCTTCCTTGCTGATCTCGTCGCGCTTCTGCCGCAGCGCCACTTCGAGCTGCTTGGCCTCGGCCGCCGCCTGACGATCGTTCGAGGCGACCGCGAATTTGTAGTCGTCGAGCGCGTCCTTGTCGTGGCCGAGCGCCTCGGCGAGCCGGCCGCGCAGCACGGCGAAGCCGGGCGCCGCCTCTGGCGATATGCCGACCACCTCGATCTCGCTGCGGCGCTTGGAGGCGCCGGCATAATCCTTCACCTCGAGCGAGGCGCGCATCGCCTCCATCGTCACGATGCGCTGGATGTCGATCGGTAGCGAGGCGATGGCGAATTCGACGTTCTTGAACTTCTCGCGCGCATCCGCCCACTTGCCCTGGCGCGCATAGGCGAGCGCCTTCCAGAGCTGGGAATCGTGGCTGTTGCCGATCACGGGATTGGCGAGGTCCTTCAAGCCCTGCGCTGGCCGGCCGATCAAGATGTTCGCGATCGCATGCATGATCAGCGCGCCGCTCTCCTCCTTGTTGAGGGGATCGGCCAGCATCAGGTCGGTCACCGACTTGGCTTCGTGGTACATGGCGCGGGACATGTAGAACTGCGCGAGATCGAGCCGCGGCAGCGAGCGCTGTGCCGGCTCGACGGCCGCGATCGCCGTGATCAGGCTGCCCTGGCGCGTCCAGAAATCCTCCGACTGGCCCTTGCGCCAGCCTTCCGGACTGAAGACCGGCCGCACCGCGGTCGGTGCCCGCTCGGCGGAGATATCAACCGGCGACAGCGTCAGTCCACCCTTCTTGCCGAGAATGACCTTGTCGGATCCGACCTCGACGCCGACCTCGTCGGAGTTCGGCCGGATCGCGATGCCGTGCGCGGATTCCAGCAGCGAAAGATCGACGAGATCCTGCCGCTTGATGAAGCCGCGCACCGGCCGTTGCCCGGTGACGACATAGAGCGTGTCACCGGCGTCGGGATCGGTCAGCTTGTGCAACAGGCCCGGATTGGCGAAGGGGATCGCGATATTGGCGAGCGCGGGGTCGGTGATGTTGCGCGACATCATCAGCGGCAGCGGCGTCGCCTGGATCTTGTCGGCGAGCGTCAGGAGCCAATTGGTCTCCTTGCCGACCTCCTCACTCGTCAGCGAGTAGACCAGCGGCCGGGTGAGACGGATGCGGACCGCCTGCCCCTTGTCGAGCGGCATGCGGCTGACCTCGCCGATCATCGCACCGCCCCGGCTGCGGATCGCCTCGACGTCGATCGGCTTCGGCGTATCGAACACTAGCCACACGGTATCGCCGCGGCGGAACGCCGCCGCAGGCGTTGCCACCTGAAGCGGGAAGATCACGCGCAAGCCATCGCTGTCGCGGCGGACATCGACGCTGGCCACGGTGGGCTGCGGCGCGGCCGGCGCCTCGGCGGGTGCGGCCTTGATGCTTTCCTTGACCGGCTCTTTCGCAGCCTCCTTCACGACCTCCTTGGGCGCTTCGGACACTGCGGGCTTGGCGGGCGCGACCACAGCTTCCGTTGCCGGCGCCGCAGGCTTCGACACGTCCTTGGGCGGTTCCGCAGCATGCGGTGCTTCCGCCGCGGGAGCCGGCGCGGGCTTCGGTGCCTCGACCGGCGGCATCGCCGCCTGAGCTTCCGGCTTCACCTCGGACTTGGCTTCGGGCTTGGCTTCGATCTTGGCTTCGCGCGCGATCGTCTCGGACGTCGGCGGCGCGATCTCGCGATGGACCTCCTTCGGCTTCTCGGCCGCCGGCTTTTCCGGAGCCGGTCCATGGCCTTGGGCCGCAGGCTTCGCCTGCGCGATCACCGCCTCAGCCGTCGCGGCGGTCTTGCCCTTGTCGGGTTGGAAGGAGATGTCGACGACGTAATTCTTCTCGTCGCGGAAGGAGTGCACGTCCGAATCGCCGATCAGCGCGATCTCGACACTGGTCTGGTCGATGTCGGACTTCTGCTTGATCGAGGCGACATTCGGGGGCGCGGCTACGACGGCGTCCGCCAGATCGAAATTGAGGCCGGCATTGAACGCGAGCGTGAGCTTCTGCTCGTTGAGCACGGAGGACACGCCGACGCCGTCGGGCATCTCGAACACGAAGCGCACGAAAGTCGGCTGCACCGAGGCGCGCACGCGGATCTGCGGACGCTTTTTGGTCTCTGCCGCGGCGCGCTGGGCGCGCAAGGCACGTTCGGCGACACGCGCACGCTCGGCCAGTTCCTTGACCACGTCCATGGGCAGGCTTGGCGGCGGCCCCTTCCAGCCCTCCGGCAAGAGGTCGATGAAGGTGCGCTCGCCGGCGTTCATGGTGTTGACGGTGACGCGCCGCGCCAGCGACAGGCGGATGGCGCTGCCGTCGGGATCGCGGCGGGCAGAATTGACGTAGTCGGGCGCACCTTCCGGAACGCGATCGACGGGAACGTCGACCGCCCGGTCGAAGCGAATGATGAGAATGGAGCCGGCCGTCGTCACCTCGGAGGGAACGTCCTCGCCGAGCTTGATCACCAAACGGGCAAAGCCGCCACTGGCCGAGAAAGTCGCCTCGCCCCGGACCACATCGGCGGCGCGGGCGGGCGCACCGAGGCCGATGAGCAGGCAGGCCGCCAGCACGGGCGCCTTGCGGACATGATGCGACAGCCCCCGCGCCAAAGCGCGGGGTCGCAACATAAATCCAGCGGCAGCCTTCTGCGCCATTGGCGGCGTTTCTTCCAATTCGGCGGTCCATGCCGGCACTGGCGCCGGCCCGTGCCGTCGACTGTAGGTTTTGCCAATTAAGGACTTGTTAATGCTGTAATGACGAATTCACCCGGCACAGTGCGTCGCGACGCCTGCTTGCGGGCTCGGGCGTTCGTGCTTCGAATCTGGAGAGCAAGTGGTTAAGGAGGTGTTAACACCCCGTCGTCCGCACCCGTCAGGAATGCTAATCAAACCCCGCGATTGGCCGGCAAGGCATTCAACTTGCCTCGCGCTTCGCGAATTGACTGCAAGGTCAATCGCTTTTCCGAGATTCGGCTCTCGATGTACTCACGCTCGAGATCGGTCAGCTGTGTGTTCAACAACCGCTGATAGCGGCGAATGCTATCGTCGTGAGCTTGAATGAGCGCGAACCTTGCATCCATATTCACCTCCGATTCGTTCCGCCTCACCGAGCCAACTCAGTCGTAATCGACGCCATAACGCGCGAACTCGTCGCCGATGTTCTTCTGAATTGTCCTTGCAGTCGAAATGTCAGATTTTCCGCCGATCGCATCGCCTTGCTTCAGCTTGGCAAGCCCGCGACCAAAAAGCGCGCTCGCCAGTTCGGGGGCGACTCGCAAGGCAGCATTGTAGTCATCGATCGCCGCACCGAACTCACCCATCTTCAGGTGGATCAGCCCACGCGAGTCGTACACGGCAGCGCTGGTCGATCCCGATTGAAGCGCTCTGTCGCAATCCTCCAGCGCTTCTCGCGAGGCGCTGAGAACCGCGCGGGTCCAACATCGTCCGCTCCATGCCGCCCGCGAGGCGGGCTGGAGACGGATTGCCTCGTCGTAATCATGCGCCGCGCGCTGGTGGTCGTTTTTCTTCAGATAGGCTCCGGCGCGGTTGACGAAGGCAGCGCCATAGCCGGGATCGAGCTTGATCGCATCATCAAAGGCTTCGATCGCGAGCTCATATTCACGTCTCCTCAAGTGAGCCACGCCGCGGTTGTTGAAGGCCTTTGCGTATGTCGGATTGAGTGCGATCGACTGATCGAAGTCGCTGATGGCGCTGTCGTAGTCGCCCTTTGCCGTGTAGGCGTTGCCGCGATTGTTATACGCGATTGCCAGAGCTGCCGACGAATCTGGACGCGCCTGTATGAAAGTCGTGCAGGCGCCGATCCGGGCATCGAGCGAGGTGGTACCCGTCCCGTTGCACAGTTCGATATTGCTGAGATAGCTGTCCTTCACCCCGGAGTTCTGGGCCGCGACCGGCAAGCCGACCCACATCAGGACGACAAGCGCCAGTCCGCCTTCGGCAACGGAGGATCCTGGTTTCA includes the following:
- a CDS encoding tetratricopeptide repeat protein, which produces MAQKAAAGFMLRPRALARGLSHHVRKAPVLAACLLIGLGAPARAADVVRGEATFSASGGFARLVIKLGEDVPSEVTTAGSILIIRFDRAVDVPVDRVPEGAPDYVNSARRDPDGSAIRLSLARRVTVNTMNAGERTFIDLLPEGWKGPPPSLPMDVVKELAERARVAERALRAQRAAAETKKRPQIRVRASVQPTFVRFVFEMPDGVGVSSVLNEQKLTLAFNAGLNFDLADAVVAAPPNVASIKQKSDIDQTSVEIALIGDSDVHSFRDEKNYVVDISFQPDKGKTAATAEAVIAQAKPAAQGHGPAPEKPAAEKPKEVHREIAPPTSETIAREAKIEAKPEAKSEVKPEAQAAMPPVEAPKPAPAPAAEAPHAAEPPKDVSKPAAPATEAVVAPAKPAVSEAPKEVVKEAAKEPVKESIKAAPAEAPAAPQPTVASVDVRRDSDGLRVIFPLQVATPAAAFRRGDTVWLVFDTPKPIDVEAIRSRGGAMIGEVSRMPLDKGQAVRIRLTRPLVYSLTSEEVGKETNWLLTLADKIQATPLPLMMSRNITDPALANIAIPFANPGLLHKLTDPDAGDTLYVVTGQRPVRGFIKRQDLVDLSLLESAHGIAIRPNSDEVGVEVGSDKVILGKKGGLTLSPVDISAERAPTAVRPVFSPEGWRKGQSEDFWTRQGSLITAIAAVEPAQRSLPRLDLAQFYMSRAMYHEAKSVTDLMLADPLNKEESGALIMHAIANILIGRPAQGLKDLANPVIGNSHDSQLWKALAYARQGKWADAREKFKNVEFAIASLPIDIQRIVTMEAMRASLEVKDYAGASKRRSEIEVVGISPEAAPGFAVLRGRLAEALGHDKDALDDYKFAVASNDRQAAAEAKQLEVALRQKRDEISKEDALRELETLSMTWRGDSIEVKTLQMLSQIYAENGPYRDALRAARTATRLQPNAEASRQAQDLASDLFTQIFLGPKGDELPPVEALGMFYEFRELTPIGRRGDELIRRLADRLASIDLLDQAAELLQYQVDHRLEGAARAQVAARLSMIYLANRKPDMAISALRASRISDLSGELRQQRLLLEARAQSDVGRHDLALDIVSNVSGREVLRLRSDIFWAARRWRESAEQIELYYGDRFRDFKPLNAVEKSDIIRAAVGYALADDSIGLSRFREKYAPLMSESADRVAFDIASKPAASSSAEFAEIAKLAASADTLDGFLREMKQRFPDATARAPAAPQAKDEADHTGSLPTIPVVRQIKMTR
- a CDS encoding tetratricopeptide repeat protein; this encodes MKPGSSVAEGGLALVVLMWVGLPVAAQNSGVKDSYLSNIELCNGTGTTSLDARIGACTTFIQARPDSSAALAIAYNNRGNAYTAKGDYDSAISDFDQSIALNPTYAKAFNNRGVAHLRRREYELAIEAFDDAIKLDPGYGAAFVNRAGAYLKKNDHQRAAHDYDEAIRLQPASRAAWSGRCWTRAVLSASREALEDCDRALQSGSTSAAVYDSRGLIHLKMGEFGAAIDDYNAALRVAPELASALFGRGLAKLKQGDAIGGKSDISTARTIQKNIGDEFARYGVDYD